A single window of Salvia splendens isolate huo1 chromosome 6, SspV2, whole genome shotgun sequence DNA harbors:
- the LOC121806689 gene encoding protein ROLLING AND ERECT LEAF 2-like gives MGCTQSKIENEEAVNRCKERKQHMERAVTARNKFAAAHSAHVMSLKNTGAALSDFAQGEAIYPSSTAAAAAASPSAAIGSAAPPPPPPLPHSYENFAPPPPPPLDSFPNNSPLQRAATMPEFVIPRPGNNHNYEDPIMEEENEEDDELESSHSLKRRSKSSKSAGGGGTSPPEDVQDKVLHQQQQQRPPPPPPNSMSWDYFFGTDNIPGPTLADVEENSVEREEMERNMLSERARRKEMEMAKAASKAEPVEKVSDLPLQPPPPEAAMAAATAGKRAKQVVLPAEGKKKSGAIMSLVQIFVDLDDCFLKASESAHDVSRMLEATRLHYHSNFADKRGNINHSERVMRVITWNRSFRGLANPDDGLDDFDSEEHETHATVLDKMLAWEKKLYDEVKAGEQMKLEYQRKVASLNKLKKRSSNTDGLERMKASVSHLHTRYIVDMQSMDSTVSEINRLRDEQLYPKLVALVDAMATMWETIRIHNENQSKIVQALRYLDISQAPKETTEHHHECTRQLGGVVQEWFTNFSELMGQQKEYIKALNHWLKLNLIPIDTNWKEKVSSPGRPQNPPIQTLLQAWQEYLDKLPDEPARATINNFAATIKTIWQYQVEELDYKNKCAEARKDLIRKTRDFESWYNKQMQKRSPADDMDPERAMDQNHIADRQLAVEAAKQKLEDAEESYQKQCVQVRDKSFMSLKSQLPELFRALSDFSLVSSDMYSHLSGIAHSRSRNGVS, from the exons ATGGGTTGCACGCAGTCGAAGATCGAAAACGAAGAGGCTGTCAACCGATGCAAGGAGCGCAAGCAGCACATGGAGCGCGCCGTCACGGCGAGGAACAAGTTCGCCGCCGCGCATTCTGCTCACGTCATGTCCTTGAAGAATACCGGCGCCGCCCTCAGCGATTTCGCTCAGGGCGAGGCAATTTACCCCTCCTccactgccgccgccgccgccgcttcgCCCTCCGCCGCAATCGGGAGTGCCgccccgccgccgcctccgccacTGCCTCACTCTTACGAGAATTTCGCccctccaccacctccgccgCTCGATTCGTTCCCAAACAATTCGCCGCTCCAGCGCGCCGCTACCATGCCGGAATTCGTGATCCCCCGCCCCGGCAACAATCACAATTACGAGGATCCGATAATGGAGGAAGAAAACGAAGAGGATGACGAATTGGAGAGTAGCCATAGCTTGAAACGGCGTAGTAAGAGTAGTAAGAGTGCGGGTGGAGGTGGGACCTCACCTCCTGAGGATGTACAAGACAAGGTTTTacatcagcagcagcagcagcggccgcctcctcctccgccgaaTTCGATGTCTTGGGATTACTTTTTCGGAACTGACAACATTCCAGGACCAACGTTAGCGGATGTGGAGGAGAACAGTGTTGAGAGAGAGGAGATGGAAAGGAATATGCTTTCAGAAAGGGCAAGAAGAAAGGAAATGGAAATGGCGAAGGCTGCTTCCAAAGCAGAGCCGGTGGAGAAGGTGAGTGATCTTCCTCTGCAGCCACCGCCACCAGAAGCTGCAATGGCAGCAGCCACGGCTGGGAAGAGAGCAAAACAAGTGGTTCTACCGGCtgagggaaagaagaagagcgGGGCTATCATGAGCCTCGTTCAGATTTTTGTTGATCTTGATGATTGTTTTCTTAAGGCTTCTGAGAGTGCACATGATGTTTCTCGAATGCTTGAGGCAACCCGCTTGCATTATCACTCAAATTTTGCAGATAAAAGAG GGAACATTAATCATTCAGAAAGAGTGATGCGTGTTATTACTTGGAATCGGTCCTTTAGAGGTTTGGCAAATCCTGATGATGGTTTAGATGATTTTGATTCGGAGGAGCATGAAACTCATGCAACAGTGTTGGACAAGATGCTGGCATGGGAGAAAAAGCTTTATGATGAAGTGAAG GCAGGAGAGCAGATGAAACTTGAATATCAAAGAAAGGTGGCCTCATTGAATAAGTTGAAGAAACGCAGTTCAAACACAGATGGATTGGAGAGAATGAAGGCATCGGTTAGCCATCTGCATACTAGATATATAGTTGACATGCAGTCCATGGATTCCACTGTTTCAGAAATTAATCGTCTACGTGATGAACAACTCTATCCAAAACTTGTTGCCCTTGTTGATGC GATGGCTACAATGTGGGAGACAATCAGAATACACAATGAGAACCAATCCAAGATTGTTCAAGCATTGAGGTATCTTGACATCTCCCAAGCTCCAAAAGAAACGACTGAACACCACCATGAGTGCACGCGCCAATTAGGTGGTGTGGTTCAGGAATGGTTTACAAATTTCAGTGAACTCATGGGCCAGCAAAAAGAATATATCAAAGCACTCAACCACTGGTTGAAGCTAAACCTCATTCCAATAGACACAAACTggaaggagaaagtctcatctCCCGGTCGACCTCAAAACCCCCCTATTCAGACGCTCCTCCAAGCCTGGCAAGAATACCTAGACAAGCTCCCCGATGAGCCAGCAAGAGCGACTATCAACAACTTTGCAGCCACAATAAAGACTATATGGCAGTATCAAGTGGAAGAGCTGGACTACAAAAACAAATGTGCAGAAGCCCGAAAGGACCTCATCAGAAAAACCCGAGATTTTGAGAGTTGGTACAACAAGCAAATGCAGAAGAGATCACCTGCTGATGACATGGATCCAGAGAGGGCAATGGATCAGAATCATATTGCTGACAGGCAACTCGCAGTTGAAGCTGCAAAGCAGAAATTGGAGGATGCAGAAGAATCTTATCAGAAGCAATGTGTTCAAGTTAGAGATAAGTCCTTCATGAGTCTGAAGAGCCAATTGCCCGAACTCTTTAGGGCACTTTCCGATTTTTCTCTTGTCTCCTCGGATATGTACAGTCATTTGAGTGGCATTGCGCATTCGCGAAGCAGGAATGGTGTATCCTAA
- the LOC121809245 gene encoding heat shock 70 kDa protein 15-like — MSVVGFDVGNESGVVAVARQRGIDVVLNDESKRETPAIVCFGEKQRFLGTAGAASSMMNPKNTISQIKRFIGRKFSDPELQKDIKSLPFSVSEGPDGYPLIHAQYLGEKRTFTPTQLLGMVLSDLKIIAEKNLNAAVVDCCIGIPVYFTDLQRRAVIDAATIAGLHPLHLIHETTATALAYGIYKTDLPENEPMNVAFVDVGHASMQVCIAAFKKGQLKILAHSYDRCLGGRDFDEVLFQHFAAKFKDEYKIDVYQNARACLRLRAACEKLKKVLSANPEAPLNIECLMEEKDVRGFIMRDEFEQISIPILERVKQPLEKALADAGLTTQDIHSVEVVGSGSRVPAIIKILTEYFGKEPRRTMNASECVAKGSALQCAILSPTFKVRDFQVNENFPFSIALSWKGTAPDTQNGAADNQQSTVVFPKGNPLPSVKALTFYRSGTFTIDVQYADASELQAPAKISTYTIGPFQSAKGERAKLKVKVRLNLHGIVSVESALLLEEEEVEVPVVKEPAKEGTKMETDDTHPSSTETDVNMQDAKMDGPGAENGVSESGDKTSQMETDKVEAPKKKVKKTTVPVSEIIYGGLAASDVQKAVEKEFEMALQDRVMEETKDKKNAVEAYVYDMRNKLHDKYHEFVTESDREQLISRLQEVEDWLYEDGEDETKGVYIAKLDELKKQGDPIEERFKEHSERGTVIDQFINCINSYREAAMSNDSKFDHIDLAERQKVLSECVEAEAWIREKQQHQDTLAKHMPPVLLSADVRKKADSLDRFCRPIMMKPKPAAKPSTPEPTPASPSGGESPQGTENGQAGSENEAPQPDAEPMETDNPENGPSSA; from the exons ATGAGTGTGGTAGGTTTTGATGTTGGGAACGAAAGTGGTGTTGTTGCGGTTGCAAGGCAAAGAGGAATCGATGTCGTGCTTAACGATGAGTCCAAGCGTGAAACTCCTGCTATCGTATGTTTTGGCGAGAAGCAACGATTCCTTGGTACAGCAGGAGCTGCATCAAGTATGATGAATCCTAAAAATACAATATCGCAGATAAAGCGTTTCATTGGACGTAAATTTTCAGATCCCGAGTTGCAGAAGGATATCAAATCGCTGCCTTTTTCAGTCTCCGAAGGGCCTGATGGATATCCCTTGATTCATGCTCAGTATTTGGGGGAAAAAAGGACCTTCACACCTACTCAGCTATTAGGAATGGTACTCTCTGATTTGAAGATCATTGCTGAAAAGAACTTGAATGCTGCTGTCGTAGACTGCTGCATTGGGATACCTGTTTACTTCACCGACCTGCAGAGAAGAGCTGTTATAGATGCTGCAACGATTGCTGGTTTGCACCCTCTTCATCTCATTCATGAGACAACGGCTACTGCCTTAGCTTATGGCATTTACAAGACTGACCTACCTGAAAATGAACCAATGAATGTTGCATTTGTCGATGTTGGTCATGCCAGTATGCAAGTATGTATTGCTGCCTTCAAGAAGGGTCAGCTGAAGATACTGGCTCATTCTTATGATCGGTGTTTGGGTGGAAGGGATTTTGACGAAGTGCTTTTCCAACATTTTGCTGCAAAATTCAAGGATGAATACAAGATTGATGTCTATCAAAATGCAAGGGCTTGCCTAAGATTGCGTGCTGCTTGCGAGAAGTTGAAGAAGGTCCTTAGTGCAAATCCTGAGGCACCTCTGAACATTGAATGCTTAATGGAAGAGAAGGATGTCAGAGGTTTTATCATGCGAGATGAGTTTGAGCAGATTAGCATTCCAATTTTGGAACGTGTGAAACAGCCATTGGAGAAGGCTCTTGCTGATGCTGGACTGACCACCCAGGATATACATTCTGTTGAAGTTGTTGGTTCAGGCTCTCGAGTTCCTgctattattaaaattttgactgAGTATTTTGGAAAGGAGCCTAGGAGAACAATGAATGCTAGTGAATGTGTGGCGAAAGGCAGTGCTCTGCAATGTGCTATTCTCAGCCCCACATTTAAAGTTAGAGATTTCCAG GTTAATGAGAATTTTCCATTTTCCATTGCTTTGTCATGGAAAGGAACTGCTCCTGATACACAAAATGGAGCAGCTGATAACCAGCAGAGCACTGTCGTATTCCCCAAGGGTAATCCCCTACCTAGTGTTAAGGCGTTGACTTTCTACAGATCTGGCACCTTTACTATAGACGTACAATATGCTGATGCCAGTGAATTGCAGGCACCTGCAAAAATTAGTACCTACACG ATTGGACCTTTCCAGTCTGCAAAAGGTGAAAGGGCAAAGTTGAAGGTCAAAGTGCGTCTGAATCTTCATGGCATCGTCTCTGTTGAGTCTGCGTTG CTCTTAGAAGAGGAAGAGGTGGAGGTTCCAGTTGTGAAAGAGCCAGCTAAAGAGGGGACCAAGATGGAAACAGATGATACTCATCCCAGCAGCACAGAAACTGATGTAAATATGCAAGATGCTAAGATGGATGGCCCTGGAGCTGAAAATGGTGTCTCAGAATCAGGAGATAAGACATCTCAAATGGAAACGGATAAG GTGGAGGCACCAAAGAAGAAGGTTAAGAAAACTACCGTGCCTGTATCAGAAATTATATATGGAGGTCTTGCTGCTTCTGATGTGCAAAAAGCTGTGGAGAAGGAGTTCGAGATGGCATTGCAGGATCGAGTTATGGAAGAAACTAAAGATAAAAAGAATGCTGTAGAGGCCTATGTTTATGACATGCGGAACAAG CTTCATGACAAATATCACGAGTTTGTGACAGAGTCTGATAGAGAGCAGCTTATTTCTAGACTCCAGGAGGTAGAAGATTGGTTGTATGAGGATGGTGAGGACGAAACAAAAGGAGTATATATTGCTAAGCTGGATGAGCTCAAGAAG CAAGGTGATCCCATCGAGGAGCGCTTCAAGGAGCATTCAGAGAGAGGAACTGTGATCGACCAGTTTATTAATTGCATCAACAGTTACAGGGAAGCTGCaatgtcgaatgactccaaGTTTGATCACATTGACCTGGCTGAGAGACAAAAG GTTCTGAGTGAATGTGTCGAAGCTGAAGCTTGGATCAGAGAGAAGCAACAACACCAGGACACACTTGCAAAGCACATGCCGCCTGTTCTTTTGTCTGCTGATGTTAGGAAGAAGGCCGACTCTCTTGACAG GTTTTGCAGGCCGATAATGATGAAGCCAAAGCCAGCGGCCAAACCATCCACTCCTGAGCCAACACCCGCATCACCTTCTGGAGGTGAATCCCCACAAGGGACAGAGAACGGCCAAGCTGGATCTGAAAACGAAGCACCACAGCCTGATGCGGAGCCCATGGAAACAGATAACCCTGAGAACGGACCAAGCTCTGCATAA
- the LOC121809188 gene encoding transcription repressor OFP13-like — protein MSSPFPKSLKNYLSKITSPSKQSPLRRQKTPSITAGDGGDLSDVDKSLFEDFGSLYREEYEEGRSVPLDSLRGSGRFFVETGSSRSSRITDDMFSSSAAASPTNEASSTSEEQAGGDLAPEDFAVLHMDAADPYDAFRQSMLEMVEARIDLNRSVDWKFLEELLFCYFDMNKRKSRRHILRAFVDVVVFLRQISGESAESLPPVDNGDLDEEM, from the coding sequence ATGTCATCGCCATTCCCAAAATCGCTGAAAAATTACCTCTCAAAAATCACAAGCCCTAGCAAACAATCCCCCCTGAGACGGCAGAAAACGCCGTCGATCACCGCCGGCGACGGCGGTGATCTGTCGGATGTCGACAAAAGCCTATTCGAGGACTTCGGATCGCTCTACCGAGAGGAGTACGAAGAAGGAAGGTCGGTTCCGCTGGATTCGCTCCGCGGATCGGGGCGGTTTTTCGTGGAAACCGGCTCGTCGAGGAGCTCGCGGATAACCGACGACATGttctcctcctccgccgccgcatcCCCTACGAACGAGGCCTCGTCGACATCGGAGGAGCAGGCGGGCGGTGACTTGGCGCCGGAGGATTTCGCGGTGCTGCATATGGACGCGGCGGATCCGTACGATGCCTTCCGGCAGTCGATGCTGGAGATGGTGGAGGCGAGGATCGATCTTAATCGGAGTGTGGATTGGAAGTTTCTAGAAGAGCTGCTGTTTTGCTATTTCGATATGAATAAAAGGAAATCTCGTAGGCATATTCTGCGTGCTTTCGTTGATGTGGTCGTGTTTTTGAGACAGATCTCCGGCGAATCTGCGGAAAGTCTGCCGCCGGTGGATAATGGAGATTTGGATGAGGAGATGTAA
- the LOC121809189 gene encoding transcription repressor OFP14-like: MRKPFPKTLQNYLSKLTSPIKPKITSVKEKEDDGDEILFENFISLYREEYEEGSSLPLLQNNLSGSGQICDQSGSQIKTDDMVSASPTSTSEGGDLAPEDLIMLLIDSPDPYDVLRQSILEMVEARIELNRSVDWKFLEELMFCYFDMNDKESHRRILQAFVDVIVFLKQNSAILRLVCLR, from the coding sequence ATGCGAAAGCCATTCCCTAAAACGCTGCAAAACTACCTCTCAAAACTCACAAGCCCTATCAAACCGAAGATCACCTCCGTAAAGGAGAAGGAAGACGACGGCGACGAAATCCTATTCGAGAATTTCATATCGCTCTACCGAGAGGAGTACGAAGAAGGAAGCTCACTTCCGCTGCTACAGAACAATCTCAGCGGATCGGGGCAGATTTGCGACCAATCCGGCTCGCAAATTAAAACTGACGACATGGTCTCCGCCTCCCCTACGTCGACGTCGGAGGGAGGTGACTTGGCGCCGGAGGATTTGATCATGCTGCTGATCGACTCGCCGGATCCGTACGATGTGTTGCGGCAGTCGATTCTGGAGATGGTGGAGGCGAGGATCGAGCTTAATCGGAGTGTGGATTGGAAGTTTCTAGAAGAGCTGATGTTTTGTTATTTCGATATGAACGATAAGGAATCTCATAGGCGTATTCTGCAAGCTTTCGTGGATGTCATCGTGTTTTTGAAACAGAACTCGGCGATTCTCCGGCTAGTCTGCCTCCGCTGA